The following coding sequences are from one Thermostaphylospora chromogena window:
- a CDS encoding acyltransferase domain-containing protein, protein MGVELLASSEVFAERFGECAEALAPFVDVPLAEALGDAAALARVDVVQPVSFAVMVALAAVWESLGVVPDAVVGHSQGEIAAAVVAGALSVRDGARVVALRSRVIAERLAGGGGMVSVGLPVERVVERIGGRWRGVEVAVVNGPGSVVVAGPVEAVEAVVADCEREGVWARRVEVDYARTVRRWRRFGGSCCGCWRGWCRMCRGCRCCRRWTVEWVRGPLDGEYWYRNLRRPVRFDRRYAH, encoded by the coding sequence ATGGGGGTGGAGTTGCTGGCGTCGTCTGAGGTGTTCGCCGAGCGGTTCGGTGAGTGTGCGGAGGCGTTGGCGCCGTTTGTGGATGTGCCGTTGGCCGAGGCGTTGGGGGATGCGGCGGCGTTGGCGCGGGTGGATGTGGTGCAGCCGGTGTCGTTTGCGGTGATGGTGGCGCTGGCGGCGGTGTGGGAGTCGTTGGGGGTGGTGCCGGATGCGGTGGTGGGGCATTCGCAGGGGGAGATCGCGGCTGCGGTGGTGGCGGGGGCGTTGTCGGTGCGGGATGGGGCCCGGGTGGTGGCGTTGCGGAGTCGGGTGATCGCGGAGCGGTTGGCTGGTGGCGGTGGGATGGTGTCGGTGGGGTTGCCGGTGGAGCGGGTGGTGGAGCGGATCGGTGGCCGGTGGCGGGGGGTTGAGGTGGCTGTGGTGAACGGTCCGGGGTCGGTGGTGGTGGCCGGGCCGGTGGAGGCGGTTGAGGCGGTGGTGGCTGATTGTGAGCGTGAGGGGGTGTGGGCGCGGCGGGTCGAGGTGGATTACGCTCGCACAGTTCGCAGGTGGAGGCGGTTCGGGGGGAGTTGCTGCGGGTGTTGGCGGGGGTGGTGTCGGATGTGCCGCGGGTGCCGTTGTTGTCGACGGTGGACGGTGGAGTGGGTGCGG
- a CDS encoding KR domain-containing protein, which yields MLIDGDIGDTDGVAAAAATGEPQTAIRDGVVLVPRLSRVSAPHTPAAPPWTGTVLLTGANGPDAATIGRHLVTAHKVTDLVLVSPEGPADPAAADLRAELAELGATVTLLPVDLTRPGALDDLAVRVSAVVHNPAAPDDVAAEVAALTAVRAAVPDAPLVAVVSTAGRLGADDPREAAVGAYTEAFLRRAGASGVAIGLRPGDGLSDQELMGLFDAAVATGESGLFVLDPDVPADVDGPLTTPLRGIVEAPPAPPRRPTTPSRPAGATG from the coding sequence GTGCTGATCGACGGCGACATCGGCGACACCGACGGCGTCGCCGCCGCTGCGGCCACGGGCGAACCGCAGACGGCCATCCGTGACGGCGTCGTCTTGGTGCCACGCCTGTCACGGGTATCCGCGCCGCACACCCCGGCCGCACCGCCCTGGACCGGGACCGTGCTGCTCACCGGGGCCAACGGCCCGGACGCCGCGACCATCGGCAGACACCTGGTGACCGCGCACAAGGTCACCGACCTGGTCCTGGTGAGCCCGGAAGGCCCGGCAGACCCGGCAGCGGCCGACCTGCGCGCGGAACTGGCCGAGCTCGGAGCCACGGTCACGCTGCTCCCCGTCGACCTCACCCGGCCCGGCGCGCTCGACGACCTCGCGGTCCGCGTCTCCGCCGTCGTCCACAACCCCGCCGCGCCCGACGACGTCGCCGCCGAAGTCGCCGCGCTCACCGCCGTACGGGCCGCCGTCCCGGACGCGCCGCTCGTGGCGGTCGTCTCCACGGCCGGCCGACTCGGCGCGGACGACCCTCGTGAGGCGGCCGTCGGCGCCTACACCGAGGCGTTCCTCCGGCGCGCCGGCGCGTCCGGCGTCGCCATCGGCCTGCGCCCCGGCGACGGGCTGTCGGACCAGGAGCTGATGGGCCTGTTCGACGCGGCGGTCGCCACGGGGGAGAGCGGCCTGTTCGTTCTGGACCCCGATGTCCCGGCTGACGTGGACGGTCCGCTGACCACCCCGCTACGCGGCATCGTCGAAGCCCCGCCCGCCCCGCCGCGACGTCCGACGACTCCGTCGCGGCCGGCTGGCGCGACCGGCTGA